One genomic window of Cellulophaga sp. Hel_I_12 includes the following:
- a CDS encoding class I SAM-dependent DNA methyltransferase yields MTQQNLEKYLWGAATALRGTIDAGDYKQYIFPLLFFKRICDVYDEEFTKALEESDGDLEYAAFAENHHFIVPENAHWNKVRETTVNVGIAIQDAMRDIEKANPETLYGIFGDASWTNKNRLSDETLTNLVEHYSQHKLNLENVPDDQLGNAYEYLIKEFADDSGHTAAEFYTNRTVVKLMTMIMDPQPGESVYDPTCGSGGLLLNCALHLRDEGKEYRTLKLYGQEINLITSAIARMNMFMHGIEEFSIVRGDTLAQPAFLENDTLKTFNVILANPPYSIKAWDQKAFTNDPFGRNIWGTPPQGCADYAFQQHIQKSLDAKNGRSISLWPHGILFRDSEAEMRKKMIEEDLVECVIGLGPNLFYNSPMEACLLITKTNKSKEKQGKVLIINALKEVKQEKNIGFLEQKHIDRIFKAYKEFKNIDDFAKIVSIEDILENKGSLNIAQFLSNVDTSNPVLSVNDAISDWKKQSKTLEKSMNELFEILD; encoded by the coding sequence ATGACCCAACAAAACCTAGAAAAATACCTATGGGGAGCAGCAACCGCTTTACGTGGTACCATAGATGCAGGCGATTATAAACAATATATATTTCCGTTATTGTTTTTTAAGCGTATTTGCGATGTGTACGATGAAGAATTTACCAAAGCTCTCGAAGAAAGTGATGGCGATTTAGAATACGCAGCCTTTGCCGAAAACCATCATTTTATAGTGCCAGAAAACGCCCATTGGAACAAAGTTCGTGAAACCACTGTAAATGTTGGTATTGCCATACAAGACGCTATGCGTGACATTGAAAAAGCAAATCCAGAAACACTTTACGGTATTTTTGGTGATGCATCGTGGACCAATAAAAATAGGTTAAGTGATGAAACACTTACCAACCTAGTAGAGCACTACTCGCAACACAAACTTAATTTAGAAAACGTCCCAGACGACCAATTAGGTAACGCTTACGAGTATTTAATTAAAGAGTTTGCAGACGATTCTGGCCATACAGCAGCAGAGTTTTACACCAACCGTACCGTTGTAAAACTTATGACCATGATTATGGACCCACAACCGGGAGAATCTGTGTATGACCCAACCTGTGGCTCTGGTGGTTTACTATTAAACTGTGCCTTGCATTTACGTGATGAAGGGAAAGAATACAGAACGCTAAAATTATACGGACAAGAAATAAACCTGATTACTTCTGCCATAGCACGTATGAATATGTTTATGCATGGTATAGAAGAGTTTAGCATAGTACGTGGCGATACCTTGGCACAACCTGCCTTTTTAGAAAATGATACTCTAAAAACCTTTAATGTTATACTTGCCAACCCACCATACTCTATAAAAGCGTGGGACCAAAAAGCATTTACAAACGATCCTTTTGGACGTAATATTTGGGGAACACCACCACAAGGCTGTGCAGATTATGCATTCCAGCAACATATACAAAAAAGTTTAGATGCCAAAAACGGACGTTCTATTTCGTTATGGCCTCACGGAATTTTATTTCGTGATAGTGAAGCTGAAATGCGAAAGAAAATGATTGAAGAAGATTTGGTAGAATGTGTTATTGGTTTAGGGCCTAATTTGTTTTACAACTCGCCAATGGAAGCATGTTTGTTAATTACTAAAACCAATAAGAGCAAAGAGAAACAAGGAAAGGTTTTAATTATTAATGCTTTAAAAGAGGTAAAACAAGAAAAGAATATAGGGTTTTTGGAACAAAAACATATTGATAGAATTTTCAAAGCTTATAAAGAATTTAAGAACATAGACGACTTTGCTAAAATTGTTTCTATTGAAGACATTTTAGAAAATAAAGGAAGTTTAAACATTGCTCAGTTTTTAAGTAATGTGGATACGAGCAATCCTGTTTTATCTGTTAACGACGCGATTTCTGATTGGAAAAAACAATCTAAAACACTTGAAAAAAGTATGAATGAATTATTTGAAATCTTAGATTAA